The genomic DNA CCGAAGAAATGCCCGTCCCCTGTGCGGAAGCAGTTCTGGGTGCGCAGGGTGGAGATGTTGTTGAGCGCGGCTTCCTTCACCGCATGGGGAAGGGTGCTCTCGCAGAAGCTATTCACAAAAGCGGCCGTTTCCCGTTCCAGGCCGGGCAGCTCCGGCATCACCTTCTCTGTTACATCCCAGGCGTCTTTGTAGAGAGTGGCGTAGTAGTTCCCCACCGGGCCGTCCTTTCCCCCGGGCTGAAGCTGCCATCCGCAGCCCCGTGCGGTTCGGTTCGGGAAATGCCAGGCCAAAAGGAACGTCACCGTCCGTTTTCCTTTCGCCGGGACCGTCATGGATGAGGCCAGCGATCCGGTATAGGTCCGATCTCCATCCGCTTCATGATCGACCAGAACCCCATCCTCCGAGAAATCATCCCAGAATTCCAGGAGATCGTTACGCCAGCTTGACCGAGCCCAGTGACGGTTATAGCTGACCTTGTCCCCGTCGGTGACCAGTGCGATGGTGCCGTTCTGGGGAATAGCGCCTTCCTTGATTTCCGCGCTGTAGAAGAGTCCGGAGAACCCCTGTCCCCTGCGAAACTCGTTCGTGTATTTGGGCTTGAACCGCTCGGCGCCGTCGTTTCCGATGAAATTCTGGAGCGAGGCGGCAATGGAAGCCTCCACCGGTTCCGCTCCCGGATTTGCAAGGGTAAAGCTGAACACTGCTATCGGCAGTCCGGATTTTTCCGGGTCAAGGGGTATCAGAGGATTGAATGCCTCAAGAGTCACCGCAAGAGGCACTGACGGGTCGCTGAGCTCGATGCTTCCGAGAGGATATGCGGCGTGAAACACCGCACGCCGAAACCTTGGAATGCCGGAGGTTACGCCGGGTACGCCGCTCGAACCGGTGTAGGGGAAGGGAATGACCCCTTCCAAAAGACGGGTGTCCGGTTTTCCCTTTCCCTTTTTCGTCCACAGGGCGAAGAACCCGAATTCCGGCGCAAAACCTTTCGACGGGCGGTTCATGATCTCCCAGTCGCGGAGATTGCCTCTTCCTCCCAGCGATACAGTTCCGGTTCCGATGCCTCCGATGGGGAAGGCGATTTCTCTGAGCTTTTCTTTTTCATAGGTGGTAAGGACAGGCCACGGCATGGATTCCTCCCGGATCGCACATAGATGCCGAAATAAATTCGGCATGACATGGTTTACTGATAGATGCCGAAACGGTTTTATCGTTCCCGCGAAGCGGCAACAAGTTCGGCATGACAGTTGTCATCCTGAACTCGTTTCAGGATCTAATAGCGCAATCAACGCGCAATTGTTTATATCGTTATTGAGAATATAGGGATGAAGGAGAAATTTTCCACCGGAATTTTTTATCTCGGACACATGCTTCGGAGAAAAGTTCTGAGAGCGAAGAGATTTTTGGAGGTATCGCTGCCCAGGATGAGAGCAGGCAGTGAGGGTTTAAAAGAAGAGGGCATCTGCCCGGAAACCTGCTTAGAAGCGCCTGGTACCCAGAATTTGAGAATGCTGGCATCCGATAGAATCCCGGTGCCTTTGTCCAGGAATGTGTTGTCCTCAAATCTGATAATTCCCACCCCTTTTGACAGCGCCCAGTTTCTGGTATACTCACCCTGGCGGAGGGTAAGATTAACCACATTGAAAGTTCCTCTCTCGGTTGCAATGAACCCAGTGCCGCCCACCTTGACTGTTGTCGTGAGCGGAGTGGTTTCAGTGAAAGCCTCCGCGGGGGCGCCGCGAATGTAGTAGACCATCGTCGTTGAGGCCTGCACTTTAGATTCATACGTAGTTTCCGCAGTGATGTCGGTGATATTCTTGAGAAATATACTGGAAGGAACATAGCTGGTGTTTATTTGCATCTGTATGATGGGCAGTGCATAAGATTGTAATATAAAGAGCTGTTCCTGGGTCGCGGTAACGAAAATAGTGTATTCTTTTATTTCCAGATTGTCGGTGAGAATATACAAATAGTGTACAGTATCTGCTTCAAAATCAATTTCAATTCTTCGCACCGGATTGTTCTTGCTGTCATTTTCGATCTTCACTGTCATTTTGTTTAATATATAATTTACGTATTGTCCCTGTTCTTTTATGTAAAACTTAGGATTAAGGTATCGGTAACTCCATGTCGCCCCTATCGGAACAGGGAAATAGGTGTCGGTTTGATAATCGGCCACGGAAATTAATATCTCTGCTTTACCGGTTTTTCCGTTGCTGTCTGTTCCACTAAATGAAATTATGTGCTGGCCGATGGAAAGCTCCTTCACCGTAATATCTTTCCCCCGTCCCAGTTCACCGTCAATGCTCGAGATCCAGACCAGGCTGCTGTCGGGAAGCTCGCCGTCCTCAATGTCGTTTCCTTTTCCGTAGAAGCGGATGTTACGGGGAGCACTGAAAGACTTTGCGTCTTCCGGAGAAAGTATGGTAATCCGGGGGCTGCCGGAGGGAACGGTAATCAGCATATCTTTTTGGGTCACGGTATCAAAATATTCAACCGGATACCCTTCCCGTTTTACTACAAAACGGAAAGGCGCCTGCGGCATAGCCGGAAAAACTGCCTGTCCACTGGCATCGGCGATACGTTCCCAGGTCTGCGGATCGGTGGTTATCACTGCGCCTGGGCAGTTTTTACCACGGTCGTCTTTAATCGTGACCGCTGCTTCGGGCAGATACACCATGATGAGATTTTCGGTTACACCGTTAACGAGAAGAGTTTTCTTTGTATAGGGGGCGAAGGCCGTTTTTTGAATGGTGATTTTGTATTCACCCGGAGGAATATTTTCCAGCGCGGCGCTGCCGAGGGAATCGGTAAGCGCTGTTTTTGTGGCGGGTGTGGTACTGACCAGAAATCCTGTCAGCGGAGTCCCGGTTGCATCATTGATCATAACGGAAATCCGCGCATTCCCACGATTATCATTCCCGGTTGTGTTTTTACCGCAGCCGAAGAGAATGAAAACGAGCGCCGACAGGCATACAGCAGGTACTATCCTGTTTCTGATCACGTCAATTCACCTGATTATCATGAATTTTTTTGTGAGCGACAATGCGGACCCATGAAGCCGGTAAAAGTAAAGTCCGCTCGGCAGTTTGTTGGCCTTAAACCGCAGGATGTGAGAACCGGCATTCTGATACCCCTGATCCATCGCCAGAATCTTCTGGCCGATAAGATTGTATATCTCCAGCGTCACAACCCCGTTTTTTGACAGTATATAGGGTATAATCGTTTCGCTGTTGAATGGATTGGGAAAGTTTTGGTTGAGAGCGACCACGAACGGCAGGTCATTTTTTTCAGCAACGAGTGTCAGCTTCTGTATATAACGCGGCGACGCGCCACGGAAGATTTCCCCGGAATTTAAACCAAACTCTTTCGCTGTATTCTCGAATTCACCAGGGGTGACGTTTTCACGGACGATACTGAAACCACCTCCTTCACCTTCGCCGCTTCGCAGGAACTGTTCGATGATTCTCTGGGTCTCATAACGGGATAACGAGACTATCTTCTCTGCCTTCAGAGAATCGTCGGAGACGGAAACCATAATCTCCGGTTTGGTATCGAGACCAAAATTCATCAGGAACACCGCTTTCCCCTGTCCTGATGTTTCAAGCTGCAGTTTCGATTTCTGGAAAGCAAGCCCCACAAGGGGAAGCCCGCGCAGTTTGGGTATTTCATAGGACGAAGTAATTACACAATCGAAAAGCATATCTTCGCCGCTTTTTCGGATATTGAATATCTCCACCCCGGAATCAAACCTTGAATTATTGGACCGGGAACTGGGATTTGTATTATTACCGAACGCAGTATAGTTTACCCCGTCGAAGACATCGGTTGAATCTCCCAGGTTTCCGTTATACTTGAGAGTATACTGGACATCGTGCGCCCAGAAATCAAGGTTGTCTTTGCCCGTTTCCGGGTCGGGATATATCCCTTTCGGGTAGCCGTAATCCCAATAGAGACCGTCGGCGCACTCCAGATCGCTGAGTTTCACTTCTTCGGTCGAGTTGCTTTCACGCTCCTGGATGTGCCATATCAAGAGGCCGCTCTTGGGAAGCTGAGTGTCATAGAAAAAGCCGCCGTCTTTATTACGGTATTCGATCAGGAAATACTCATCGGGACCAATCCTTATGCGATATACCTTGCCATCGGGATTCCCCACATCTTTCAACCTTACATTTGACCGTGTACCGCCTATATCGACCAGATTGACATTACGGACGCCGATGCAGTTCATGAGCATGCGGTTGTATGCGCAGGGTCCGACGGGGAAGCCGGTGATTCCACCCCATCCCAAAGCGCCATGCCCCAGGAAACACCAGTAGCCGACTCCGGCGGAATCGTCCTCCGGACTTGGATAAACCTTGTCCATGAGATCTTCCGCCCCATAGGCATGGCCGATCTCGGCCACGATGGTGCCGAGCGCCTGGTATCTGTTCAGTGCAGTGCTAATACTCCCCGAATAAGAATCCACTTTGATGAAACCACCGTTGGCGCTCGGGTGGTGGGTGATAAAGGTATCTTTCAACATGAGGTTCATCACACCTGTGGCGTATTGCATGATGAAATCGTAAGGCCTGGTGCGGGGTACAAGTACGATATAATCCACGAAGCCGTCATCATCGCCGCTGTTCGGTTTCCCATCAAGGCCGTCATTGTCATACAGCGCAAGATTTACAGTGGGATCCTCATCCAGCATTCGTATGATATCCTGGCTATAGAGAATGCTGGTGCGATAGTAGGTGGTATCCTGAGGCATTTCGTACATTTTGGGGAGATATTCGCCGGTCACTGCATACTGGCCGAAGGAAACCTGCTTGAAGAAATCATTCACACTTCCCGACTGTCCGTTAAAGAGGTCCTTCGCCCAGGGAGGCGCCAATGTATCGCCCGGAGTTTCCCCCTTGAATTTGGTGAACACCACGAGCGCATGAAGGGGATTTATCTTTCTCGGCCAGGACTCCAGGGCGGTTTTATGCACCGAACCTATGGGGAATATTTCATTTTCCGGTTTCGCTGAATAATCCCCGGTCAGGGGTGAAACCGCCATGAGGAGAAACAGGCAAAATATCCCCATCATCAATACTGTTGTTCCGAATCTTGATTTCCGGGTCATTTTTTTCACCCGCCTGAATTAAAAAAGGAGAAAGTGACGATATATTTATTGCGTTTCATTTCAAGATAGATGCCGAAACGGTTGCTAAAAGATGCGCTGCGCTTTCATCGTTCCCGCGAAGCGGCAACAAGTTCGGCATGACACGTGTCATCCTGAACTCGTTTCAGGATCTAAACACTCAAAACATGCGTTATTTATGTCATAATGTATAATTTTAAGGCTCTTCTCCAAAAGAGTTGGTAAATTTAGCAGTGCAAAATGAGATAACTCTATGAGATGCAGCCCCCTAAATCCCCCAAAGGGGGACTTTGCATCGTTATGGATAAAAAAAGTTTTGTTACGTAAATAATCAAAGCAGACCTCAATCTGTCAAGCTTCAGCCAAAGGCTGACTTGCTTGGGCTTGACAGCAACTAACAACATATTTCAATTAAGGGTTGGATTGAGATCATTCCCTCAATGCAACCCCTATAAGTTAATTTCTTTACCAACTCTTTTGGAGAAGAACCAATTTTAAAAAGTACAATCGGGAAAATTTTACTAAAGTAAAATTAAATGATAATTTGACGATTGTCAAGTACAATTATGAGTATTCATGATTCGACAAAACTCAAGGAACATTTCAGGCTTTTCTTTCAACATTAAACCGGAAAATCCAGGGGACAAAGTACTCTCGTGACATGAGCACCGGAAAACCGTCGATTGTATAATCAAGCCCTTCGACAAAAAAGATATGGGAAGAAGGATCGATCTCCAGTTTTTCCGCCACACTGTGAACATTATGGAGGGGCATGAGAATAGATCGTGATTCGGCAAAGCGGATATCACAGCGTGTTTTCAGGTGGTCTATGAGGGAAAAATTCTCTTCGCCATCCCGGGAGGGATACTGTTTCATGGCCCAGACTGGCGTCATATCGATGGTATATGCGACAGGCTGGCTGTTTGCTGTGCGGATTCTCTCCATACGGACGACATTCGATCCGGGCTCGATTTTGAACCGGTCCACATCGTCCGGAAATACCAGTTCCGTTGTCACCTTCATTGAGCGGGTCCCCGGAATAAACCCCAGAGATTCGATCAGTTCGGTGATACTCCTGGGTATGGAAAGTTCAAGTGAAATGGAAGGAGTGTGAGTCTTTACAAATGTACCGACCCCATGTATCCGGTAGAGGATGTTTTCGCTTTCCAGCTGCTTCAGCGCCTCACGGAGCGTCGCCCGTGAAACCCCGAGGTTTTTTGCCAGAAGGGGCTCTGCGGGAAGCCGGTCGCCGTCGCTGTAATCGTCCGAAAGGATAATTTTTCTGAGGCGGTCAGTGGTGGTTGCATGGAGGGGTTTGTGCATGGCCATCTCCTAAAAATATCCAAAGTCCAATTCAAAGTACAAAAAAGTCCAAAGCTGAAGGCTTAAAGGTCAAAGTTCAACGATCAGTGAAAGAAAATATATCGGGAAACGGAATGGCTGTCAAGCTAGAGGGTGTTTTTTTATAACATGCCGAAGAGATATTTTGTTCGGTAAAAAATGCTTTAGTGTTATATATATGATGATCCAGTAAAAAGTTTTAAAAAGCTCTCTGAATTGACGAAAACCTCACCCGGCCTTCGGCCACCCTCTCTATCCACCCCACAGGTGCTTCGCACCAGTGGGGACCCCGGAGTCAGGAGAGGGAAAAAACATAGCCCGCAATGAGTTACCCCCTCTCCTGACTAGGAGAGGGGGACGGGGGGTGAGGTTTAAAAACACGAGGTTATGCAGCTTCTTCATGAAAAATGGAGCCAAATTTCTGAACCATTATTTATATGTCTACCACCACAGTCGCTTTCCATGCTCCATCTGTCTTTACCACCCTGAAGCGGTGCAGGGTGACCGCTTTCACATCCACCAAGAGATGATGTTTCTCAGGATTTATTTTTTCACCGGAAAGAATTGCTTCGAGCTTGTAATGCTCTGCTCCTGTGGCAACATTTATTTTCTTTACCCGCAGTAAAAGCTGCTCGGCGTCTTTATAGTACACCAGCTCTTCCAAAAGGCCGAAAAGCAGCATCTCCAAACTCTCCTCATCGAGGCTTACTTCCAGAGACCGTTTTGAGCGGATAGATTCGAGGTTTTCCACCATCACATTCATGAGCGCGTCGGCGCAGGCGGTAAACAAATCCTCCAGCGTTTCCCCGGTCGCCTCGAACGCAGCATCGGCGGCAGCAATGTCTTCCAGGTAGCGGTAGGGCATGGATTATCCTT from Candidatus Latescibacter sp. includes the following:
- a CDS encoding carboxypeptidase-like regulatory domain-containing protein; the encoded protein is MIRNRIVPAVCLSALVFILFGCGKNTTGNDNRGNARISVMINDATGTPLTGFLVSTTPATKTALTDSLGSAALENIPPGEYKITIQKTAFAPYTKKTLLVNGVTENLIMVYLPEAAVTIKDDRGKNCPGAVITTDPQTWERIADASGQAVFPAMPQAPFRFVVKREGYPVEYFDTVTQKDMLITVPSGSPRITILSPEDAKSFSAPRNIRFYGKGNDIEDGELPDSSLVWISSIDGELGRGKDITVKELSIGQHIISFSGTDSNGKTGKAEILISVADYQTDTYFPVPIGATWSYRYLNPKFYIKEQGQYVNYILNKMTVKIENDSKNNPVRRIEIDFEADTVHYLYILTDNLEIKEYTIFVTATQEQLFILQSYALPIIQMQINTSYVPSSIFLKNITDITAETTYESKVQASTTMVYYIRGAPAEAFTETTPLTTTVKVGGTGFIATERGTFNVVNLTLRQGEYTRNWALSKGVGIIRFEDNTFLDKGTGILSDASILKFWVPGASKQVSGQMPSSFKPSLPALILGSDTSKNLFALRTFLRSMCPR
- a CDS encoding T9SS type A sorting domain-containing protein; this encodes MTRKSRFGTTVLMMGIFCLFLLMAVSPLTGDYSAKPENEIFPIGSVHKTALESWPRKINPLHALVVFTKFKGETPGDTLAPPWAKDLFNGQSGSVNDFFKQVSFGQYAVTGEYLPKMYEMPQDTTYYRTSILYSQDIIRMLDEDPTVNLALYDNDGLDGKPNSGDDDGFVDYIVLVPRTRPYDFIMQYATGVMNLMLKDTFITHHPSANGGFIKVDSYSGSISTALNRYQALGTIVAEIGHAYGAEDLMDKVYPSPEDDSAGVGYWCFLGHGALGWGGITGFPVGPCAYNRMLMNCIGVRNVNLVDIGGTRSNVRLKDVGNPDGKVYRIRIGPDEYFLIEYRNKDGGFFYDTQLPKSGLLIWHIQERESNSTEEVKLSDLECADGLYWDYGYPKGIYPDPETGKDNLDFWAHDVQYTLKYNGNLGDSTDVFDGVNYTAFGNNTNPSSRSNNSRFDSGVEIFNIRKSGEDMLFDCVITSSYEIPKLRGLPLVGLAFQKSKLQLETSGQGKAVFLMNFGLDTKPEIMVSVSDDSLKAEKIVSLSRYETQRIIEQFLRSGEGEGGGFSIVRENVTPGEFENTAKEFGLNSGEIFRGASPRYIQKLTLVAEKNDLPFVVALNQNFPNPFNSETIIPYILSKNGVVTLEIYNLIGQKILAMDQGYQNAGSHILRFKANKLPSGLYFYRLHGSALSLTKKFMIIR
- a CDS encoding GntR family transcriptional regulator — its product is MHKPLHATTTDRLRKIILSDDYSDGDRLPAEPLLAKNLGVSRATLREALKQLESENILYRIHGVGTFVKTHTPSISLELSIPRSITELIESLGFIPGTRSMKVTTELVFPDDVDRFKIEPGSNVVRMERIRTANSQPVAYTIDMTPVWAMKQYPSRDGEENFSLIDHLKTRCDIRFAESRSILMPLHNVHSVAEKLEIDPSSHIFFVEGLDYTIDGFPVLMSREYFVPWIFRFNVERKA
- a CDS encoding archease; this encodes MPYRYLEDIAAADAAFEATGETLEDLFTACADALMNVMVENLESIRSKRSLEVSLDEESLEMLLFGLLEELVYYKDAEQLLLRVKKINVATGAEHYKLEAILSGEKINPEKHHLLVDVKAVTLHRFRVVKTDGAWKATVVVDI